In Arthrobacter sp. B3I4, the following proteins share a genomic window:
- the ruvB gene encoding Holliday junction branch migration DNA helicase RuvB: MAEPSLTAGGEEPEERAIEAALRPKNLHDFVGQHRVRKQLSLVLEASRMRGRSADHVLLSGPPGLGKTTLSMIIAAEMNAPLRISSGPAIQHAGDLAAILSSLSEGEVLFLDEIHRMSRPAEEMLYMAMEDFRVDIVVGKGAGATAIPLELPPFTLVGATTRAGLLPGPLRDRFGFTGHLEFYSVEELELVLRRSAGLLDLKVNSAGFSEIAGRSRGTPRIANRLLRRVRDWALVHGVEQIDARAASAALDMYEVDKRGLDRLDRAVLEALITKFGGGPVGLSTLAIAVGEETETVETVAEPYLVREGLLGRTPRGRIALAPAWTHLGFAVPAGMFGQEPLDLFQAEDADGEPAGFGA; the protein is encoded by the coding sequence GTGGCTGAGCCGTCGCTCACCGCCGGGGGAGAGGAGCCGGAGGAACGCGCCATCGAGGCTGCGCTCCGGCCCAAAAACCTGCACGACTTCGTAGGCCAGCACCGGGTCCGCAAACAGCTGTCGCTCGTGCTGGAGGCGTCCCGGATGCGCGGCCGCAGCGCCGACCACGTGCTGCTGTCCGGCCCGCCCGGACTCGGCAAAACCACCCTGTCCATGATCATCGCCGCCGAGATGAACGCCCCGCTGCGAATCAGCAGCGGCCCAGCGATCCAGCACGCGGGAGATCTCGCCGCGATCCTGTCCTCACTCTCCGAGGGCGAGGTGCTGTTCCTCGACGAAATCCATCGGATGTCCCGGCCGGCTGAGGAAATGCTTTACATGGCCATGGAGGACTTCCGCGTCGACATCGTCGTCGGTAAGGGCGCAGGCGCGACCGCGATTCCACTCGAACTGCCGCCCTTCACCCTGGTCGGCGCCACCACCCGCGCCGGCCTGCTGCCCGGCCCGCTGCGCGACCGCTTCGGCTTCACCGGCCACCTCGAGTTCTATTCCGTGGAGGAACTGGAACTGGTGCTGCGCCGCTCCGCCGGCCTGCTGGACCTGAAGGTGAACTCGGCCGGCTTCAGCGAGATCGCCGGCCGCTCCCGGGGCACGCCCCGCATCGCCAACCGCCTGCTGCGGCGCGTCCGGGACTGGGCACTGGTGCACGGTGTCGAACAGATCGACGCGCGGGCCGCGTCGGCAGCCCTCGACATGTACGAAGTGGACAAGCGCGGCCTGGACCGGCTGGACCGTGCCGTGCTGGAGGCGCTCATCACCAAATTCGGCGGCGGGCCGGTCGGCCTGTCCACCCTCGCCATCGCCGTGGGTGAGGAAACGGAAACGGTGGAGACCGTGGCCGAACCGTACCTGGTCCGCGAAGGCCTGCTGGGCCGGACACCGCGGGGGCGGATCGCCCTCGCCCCGGCGTGGACCCACCTCGGCTTCGCGGTGCCCGCCGGCATGTTCGGCCAGGAACCGCTGGACCTGTTCCAGGCCGAGGACGCGGACGGCGAACCGGCCGGGTTCGGCGCCTGA
- the yajC gene encoding preprotein translocase subunit YajC — protein MTILLFVMLGVFVFMMFRRNKKTQQQQTELQSKFGPGVEVMTSFGLFGRIVEIDEAENKVVLELSPGNTAVVHRQAVSKIVEPVAAAGEPTIVPDDASSLSLGTTGTVDTPGATGNGTVGNGAVGTGTTGTTGTGATAAGDAPRVETPDETLRRLNDEGRKDS, from the coding sequence ATGACAATTCTTCTGTTCGTCATGCTCGGTGTGTTCGTCTTCATGATGTTCCGCCGCAACAAGAAGACACAGCAGCAGCAGACGGAGCTCCAGTCGAAGTTCGGCCCCGGTGTTGAAGTGATGACCAGCTTTGGCCTGTTCGGCCGCATCGTCGAGATCGACGAGGCCGAGAACAAGGTCGTCCTGGAGCTTTCCCCGGGCAACACCGCCGTCGTGCACCGCCAGGCCGTCAGCAAGATTGTTGAGCCTGTCGCCGCAGCCGGGGAGCCGACCATTGTTCCCGACGACGCTTCCTCGCTGAGCCTGGGCACAACCGGCACCGTGGACACTCCGGGCGCGACCGGAAACGGCACGGTCGGAAACGGCGCCGTGGGTACCGGCACGACCGGCACGACCGGCACCGGCGCCACTGCCGCCGGCGACGCCCCTCGCGTCGAAACGCCGGACGAAACCCTCCGCCGCCTGAACGACGAAGGCAGGAAAGACAGCTAG